The Algoriphagus sp. TR-M9 genome has a window encoding:
- a CDS encoding glycosyltransferase — MKLSIIIPTFRDWDDLSACMEALTVQTCGADFFEILIINNSPETSVPERFKIPNNARIVNESKKGSYAARNLGLKLAKGELIGFTDSDCLPEPNWIANALEYFNNSDIHLVGGKVELYQPSDGDRLTYLYEKCFSFNQKRNVEQHKQSITANLFCRRIVPNTIGDFAETLLSGGDFEWTRRATGSGFKIIYGENVIIKHPARRNLSEMVKKKKRTIGGMYTRFYKDYTFFQKLNFTIRFVRPHVKIFTYKNLSVKEKSQLFFATWYVECIGMKEMFLLDFKWKQAERT; from the coding sequence ATGAAACTTTCTATCATTATCCCTACTTTTCGGGACTGGGATGATTTATCTGCTTGTATGGAGGCTTTAACTGTACAGACCTGCGGTGCTGATTTTTTTGAAATTTTAATTATCAATAACTCTCCTGAAACTTCTGTACCAGAAAGATTTAAGATCCCTAATAATGCTCGAATAGTAAATGAGAGTAAGAAAGGCTCATATGCTGCTAGAAACTTGGGTTTGAAATTGGCTAAGGGGGAATTGATCGGATTTACGGATTCAGATTGCTTGCCAGAACCGAATTGGATTGCTAATGCATTAGAATATTTTAATAATTCAGATATTCACTTAGTTGGAGGAAAAGTGGAGCTTTATCAGCCGAGTGACGGAGATAGACTGACTTATCTCTATGAAAAGTGCTTTTCATTTAATCAAAAAAGAAATGTGGAGCAGCATAAGCAAAGCATTACCGCCAATCTCTTTTGTAGAAGAATAGTACCTAATACGATTGGAGACTTCGCAGAAACTCTCCTTTCGGGTGGAGACTTTGAATGGACGAGAAGGGCTACAGGATCAGGCTTTAAGATCATTTATGGAGAAAATGTGATAATTAAACATCCAGCCAGAAGAAATCTTTCTGAAATGGTGAAAAAGAAAAAGAGAACCATAGGGGGGATGTACACTAGGTTTTATAAGGATTATACTTTTTTCCAAAAGCTTAATTTTACAATTCGATTTGTGAGACCGCATGTCAAAATTTTCACCTATAAAAACCTCAGTGTAAAAGAAAAATCCCAACTGTTTTTCGCTACTTGGTATGTGGAATGTATTGGTATGAAAGAAATGTTTCTGCTTGATTTCAAATGGAAACAGGCCGAAAGAACATAA
- a CDS encoding Wzz/FepE/Etk N-terminal domain-containing protein: protein MDKKTENILRQNNFTLVNIFSLLKAKRLVLFLTIGVFILFGWTYYVTTPDSYETHSILLVESQNSAQSSGLGSLALAAGISVGGNSAEQNVLDPALYPMILQSKPFLSELMYSRVKSELYEDSVSLYKYMVEVKPQNSIYKFLKRPTSILSSPLQIVDSVDEKVIDEKLMYQPLEMYVLSQISTRIQASPEGRLLTISTEMPEADLAYQFSKLVENYLIEYTTKYLQEKQTMQVEYLEAQYLKSEKGFKEAQTALATFRERNQGIYLESLKAREQNLNADYSLKFELYRTIAQELEMAKIKLNSQKPIFSPIEPAFIPNSPSSPKLLVTLALTIMLGAVVGMILIFALYIRQYYLIHRESES from the coding sequence ATGGATAAAAAGACAGAGAATATTCTCAGACAAAATAATTTCACACTAGTGAATATTTTTAGTTTGTTAAAAGCTAAAAGGCTGGTCTTGTTCCTTACAATTGGGGTTTTTATTCTTTTTGGGTGGACTTATTATGTGACTACACCGGACTCTTATGAAACTCACTCCATACTTCTCGTAGAATCACAAAATAGCGCTCAATCTAGCGGCCTTGGCTCTCTGGCTTTAGCGGCGGGAATTTCGGTCGGGGGGAATTCTGCTGAGCAAAATGTTCTTGATCCTGCACTTTACCCTATGATCTTACAAAGCAAGCCCTTTTTGAGTGAGCTTATGTACTCCAGGGTAAAGTCGGAACTGTATGAAGATTCGGTAAGTCTCTACAAATACATGGTGGAGGTAAAGCCACAAAACAGCATCTATAAATTCCTCAAAAGACCCACTTCCATTTTAAGTAGCCCCCTTCAAATAGTAGATAGCGTGGATGAAAAAGTAATCGATGAAAAACTTATGTACCAGCCTTTGGAAATGTACGTTTTGAGTCAGATTTCTACGCGAATCCAAGCATCACCCGAGGGAAGACTACTAACTATCAGCACTGAAATGCCGGAGGCTGACTTAGCTTATCAGTTTTCAAAGCTAGTGGAAAACTACCTCATCGAGTACACTACAAAGTATCTTCAGGAAAAGCAGACTATGCAGGTCGAATATTTGGAGGCCCAATATCTTAAAAGTGAAAAAGGCTTCAAAGAGGCTCAGACGGCCTTGGCTACTTTCAGAGAACGAAATCAAGGGATTTATCTAGAAAGCCTGAAAGCCCGGGAGCAGAATTTGAACGCTGACTATAGCCTAAAGTTTGAACTTTACAGGACTATAGCACAAGAGCTTGAAATGGCAAAAATCAAATTGAATAGCCAAAAACCTATTTTTTCACCTATAGAGCCTGCCTTTATTCCCAATAGTCCTAGCTCTCCAAAGTTACTTGTTACGCTAGCCCTGACGATTATGCTTGGGGCAGTGGTTGGGATGATATTGATTTTTGCACTGTACATTAGACAGTATTATCTAATTCACAGGGAATCTGAATCTTAA
- a CDS encoding glycosyltransferase family 2 protein has protein sequence MKVSIIIPCFNNAALVAETLTSVKNQSASNWECVLVDDGSTDGSLAVAHSFAKEESRFTVLSRPAYLPKGANSCRNFGVSKSTGTHLVFLDADDLLSENCIEVRCHSYQEEDLKIFSTAHFQHSIAQSSPFVSSLNLNLDAARYRDMFLGYWIPWHGSSGLWKREFYEQIGGFDERLMRFQDVDLHVRALSVTGVQFSIDYSAGFTSYYRKSAYHTQVNLEKRRFILDQGIQYLEKLDGFLTAGDLRKTSGLMIYLMFRFEEVFTDKDLAVINRMFVGSSHKAKPEGGLQLLMRVYSKVLTKPSRLRKYLSFAVYKVFSKQNREKLNH, from the coding sequence TTGAAGGTCTCCATTATCATTCCATGTTTCAACAATGCAGCGTTAGTTGCTGAGACTTTAACTTCAGTAAAAAATCAAAGTGCCTCCAATTGGGAGTGTGTACTCGTAGATGATGGATCTACGGATGGATCCTTGGCTGTGGCCCATTCCTTTGCTAAGGAAGAATCCAGGTTTACCGTGCTCTCCAGACCTGCCTACCTTCCAAAAGGTGCAAATTCGTGTCGTAACTTTGGGGTGTCTAAAAGTACCGGTACGCATTTGGTATTTTTAGATGCAGACGATTTGTTGTCGGAGAATTGCATAGAAGTGCGGTGCCATTCCTACCAAGAAGAGGATTTGAAGATTTTTTCTACTGCGCATTTCCAACATTCCATTGCGCAATCTTCCCCTTTCGTTTCCAGCTTAAATTTAAATTTGGACGCAGCCCGATATCGTGACATGTTTTTAGGGTATTGGATACCTTGGCATGGAAGCAGCGGGCTATGGAAGCGGGAGTTTTATGAGCAAATAGGTGGATTTGATGAGCGGTTAATGCGCTTCCAAGATGTGGATTTGCATGTTCGAGCCCTTTCCGTTACTGGGGTGCAATTTAGTATTGATTACTCTGCAGGATTTACTTCCTATTACCGCAAGTCTGCTTATCATACCCAAGTGAATCTGGAGAAGAGAAGATTCATACTTGACCAAGGAATCCAATATTTGGAAAAGCTGGATGGCTTTCTGACAGCAGGTGATCTTCGAAAAACTTCAGGTTTAATGATTTATTTGATGTTTCGCTTTGAAGAAGTATTTACCGACAAGGATCTGGCAGTAATTAACCGGATGTTCGTCGGTAGTTCGCATAAAGCAAAGCCTGAAGGAGGATTGCAGCTATTGATGAGGGTATATTCTAAAGTTTTGACAAAGCCTAGCCGATTGAGGAAATACCTGAGTTTTGCTGTGTACAAAGTGTTTAGTAAGCAAAACAGGGAGAAGTTAAACCATTGA
- a CDS encoding glycosyltransferase family 2 protein, producing MDFQVLVSTMNPDPRPFQDLGVPAVVISQNSSDTKETRGKVRFLSFNERGLSKSRNRAIEHADAEIALIADDDVTFCENFQEKISNGFKQYPEADILTFKILTPEGQPYKGYLTQTFKHNRSSIFKVSSVEMVVRPERLRKEGIRFDENFGLGATYPSGEEMIFLNDALNKGLSIYYVPEYIVCHPLESSGKILDENYFRSKGALIRRLYGDSIHLGLGFAFLIKQVLKPQRSISLFKAIKEILKGFNSIS from the coding sequence ATGGATTTTCAGGTTTTAGTTTCTACCATGAATCCAGATCCAAGGCCTTTTCAGGATTTGGGCGTACCTGCAGTGGTTATATCACAAAATTCCAGTGATACAAAGGAGACCAGGGGCAAAGTGCGTTTTCTGTCATTTAATGAGCGTGGATTATCTAAAAGTAGAAACAGGGCGATAGAGCATGCAGATGCCGAAATTGCCTTGATAGCTGATGATGATGTTACATTTTGTGAAAATTTTCAAGAAAAAATTAGTAATGGATTTAAGCAATATCCTGAAGCTGACATACTCACATTCAAGATATTAACGCCAGAAGGACAACCTTACAAAGGATATTTAACCCAAACATTTAAGCATAATCGGAGTAGCATTTTCAAAGTTTCTTCCGTTGAGATGGTAGTGAGGCCAGAGAGGCTTCGAAAAGAAGGCATTCGGTTTGATGAAAATTTCGGTCTAGGTGCCACATACCCAAGCGGAGAAGAAATGATTTTTCTAAATGATGCCTTAAACAAAGGACTGTCCATTTACTATGTGCCCGAATATATCGTGTGCCATCCATTAGAAAGCTCAGGCAAGATTTTGGATGAAAATTATTTTCGAAGCAAGGGCGCTTTAATTCGAAGATTATATGGAGATTCTATACATTTGGGCCTTGGTTTTGCGTTTTTGATAAAGCAAGTGTTGAAACCTCAAAGATCCATCTCACTGTTTAAAGCTATTAAAGAAATTCTAAAAGGATTTAATTCAATCTCCTGA
- a CDS encoding glycosyltransferase family 2 protein, whose product MLVSIITPVHNAYSHIEDTIQSVLNQTFSDWELILVDDYSTDRGMHILNKYEQLDSRIHIYENSYNLGAALSRNRGIEKAQGRYIAFLDSDDLWEPTKLEEQVKFMQDNNYAFTFTGYHKFRETEIIGEHEVPAKVTHEELLKTCSIGCLTAMYDTDQLGKVYMPEISKRQDFALWLKILKEIPYAYAIQKPLAKYRLRGDSISGNKLKAAKYQWRVYREFEHLNFFQSCYYFSHYAVFGVLKTYLHKAKK is encoded by the coding sequence ATGCTAGTTTCAATAATCACCCCGGTACATAATGCTTATTCGCATATAGAAGATACCATTCAATCTGTACTGAACCAGACTTTTTCGGATTGGGAGTTGATCCTAGTCGACGATTATTCTACTGATCGGGGAATGCATATTTTGAATAAATATGAGCAATTGGATTCCAGAATTCATATCTACGAAAACTCCTATAACCTTGGCGCTGCCCTCAGTAGAAATAGGGGGATTGAAAAAGCACAGGGGCGTTATATTGCATTTTTGGATAGTGATGACTTATGGGAACCCACCAAACTGGAAGAGCAAGTGAAGTTCATGCAGGATAATAACTATGCCTTTACCTTTACAGGTTACCATAAGTTTCGGGAGACGGAGATCATAGGTGAGCATGAAGTGCCTGCAAAGGTTACGCATGAGGAGCTACTGAAAACTTGTTCCATAGGTTGTCTTACGGCCATGTATGACACGGATCAGCTTGGCAAAGTATATATGCCTGAAATTTCCAAAAGGCAGGATTTTGCTCTTTGGCTGAAAATCCTCAAAGAGATACCTTATGCGTATGCCATACAAAAACCTCTGGCAAAATACAGGCTCAGGGGCGATTCCATTTCTGGAAACAAACTGAAGGCAGCTAAGTACCAATGGAGAGTTTATCGAGAGTTTGAGCATTTGAATTTTTTTCAGTCTTGTTATTACTTCTCCCATTACGCAGTTTTTGGGGTGCTTAAAACTTACCTGCACAAAGCAAAGAAATAG
- a CDS encoding glycosyltransferase family 2 protein gives MSAILISVIIPVYRDWTRLKICLDALEEQIDPTGFEVIVINNDPTDQTTLTRPYSFPLAINIEGKPGSYAARNKGLQKAKGEALLFTDSDCIPDRDWIAEAKKITQSNPPGLFAGKIELFSEFSNRYVEFEKVFAFPNKNYVATQNFGVTANLLVHREVLRKIGGFNASLMTGGDADFCNRGVNEGFPILYCPELKVGHPARGSWQSFRTKALRFGGRLPASNNSFIMWLKLLGKFRIRKDDIALISSLPGISFSQKVDFFFIKQRMRWVEAMESVRVYLGKDPGRK, from the coding sequence TTGTCAGCCATTCTTATATCAGTCATTATCCCTGTCTATAGAGATTGGACTCGTTTGAAGATTTGCCTGGATGCACTGGAGGAGCAAATTGATCCTACTGGTTTTGAGGTGATTGTAATTAATAATGATCCAACAGACCAGACCACATTGACAAGGCCCTATTCCTTCCCGCTGGCTATAAATATAGAGGGGAAACCAGGGTCCTATGCTGCAAGGAACAAGGGACTTCAAAAGGCAAAAGGTGAAGCGCTATTATTTACAGATTCGGATTGTATCCCTGACCGTGACTGGATAGCGGAGGCGAAAAAAATAACTCAAAGCAATCCGCCTGGGCTATTTGCTGGGAAAATTGAGCTGTTTTCTGAGTTTTCCAATCGGTATGTGGAATTTGAAAAGGTATTTGCGTTTCCCAATAAAAACTATGTAGCTACTCAGAATTTTGGGGTAACTGCAAACTTACTGGTACATAGAGAAGTACTGAGAAAAATTGGAGGGTTTAACGCCAGCCTTATGACCGGAGGCGATGCGGACTTTTGCAATCGTGGAGTGAATGAAGGTTTTCCAATCCTATACTGTCCAGAGCTCAAGGTGGGGCATCCAGCTAGAGGTAGTTGGCAATCGTTTAGAACTAAAGCGTTACGTTTCGGGGGAAGATTACCAGCCAGTAACAATTCTTTTATTATGTGGTTAAAGCTATTAGGCAAGTTCAGAATAAGAAAAGACGACATAGCGCTCATCAGTAGTCTTCCTGGAATTAGTTTTTCTCAGAAAGTTGATTTTTTCTTTATCAAGCAGCGCATGAGGTGGGTGGAAGCTATGGAGTCAGTGAGAGTTTATTTGGGTAAAGATCCAGGCAGAAAGTAG
- a CDS encoding capsule assembly Wzi family protein produces the protein MGRDSFSIKHIRGILLILCLLNLCYTGDAQILNADTPVLEEFLRRKQLQGEYSADYSFQLRPFFLSPKDSNESVQTVLNYWKGEKPVEKKNVQFRFLPLIATTEINTKMPYGWGNKLMVPNVGLQTYLSTGFYARFHLLEVQFQPEYIFAQNKSYQGFGTNFTSRQKYARFFYWNNGDNPERFSDQAISKFWWGQSSANLVAGPIALGISTQNIWWGPGQFNSLIFSDNAQGFPHIHLTTRKPLRTFAGNFEAQVIMGRLENSGLAPSQNEEYNSMYFRKFDGDWRYLNGMHITYNPSFLPNLFLGFNRTFQQYNKYRVKDFDGYFPIFEVFQKKTLFENGNSVIYDSNGQDQQVTVSFRYLVPKGQFEIYGEFGRRDHSYDWRDFILNPEHARAYLFGFQKVFGLSEKDEYIQVRGELTHQQESVNRYARYPGLIGNQTWHTHGLARGFVNYGQTLGVGSGVGSNVQTLEIAKVKGLNKRGILLERLENNQDFFYRSFGQVESRRPWIDFSLGLLWDQQWNNLIISGKTQLIKSFNYQWEKGDGGSSDFPQGYNPFAFYGSVDLIYRIGGSKN, from the coding sequence GTGGGGAGAGATAGCTTTTCGATCAAGCATATTCGAGGGATTCTACTGATTCTATGCTTATTAAACCTTTGTTATACAGGGGATGCCCAAATTCTAAATGCAGACACACCGGTTTTAGAGGAATTTTTGAGAAGAAAGCAGCTTCAGGGAGAATATTCTGCTGATTATTCATTCCAGCTAAGGCCTTTTTTTTTATCGCCAAAAGATTCCAACGAATCCGTTCAAACTGTATTAAATTATTGGAAGGGAGAGAAGCCAGTAGAAAAAAAGAATGTCCAGTTCAGGTTCCTGCCATTAATAGCTACCACGGAAATCAATACCAAAATGCCCTACGGATGGGGCAATAAACTCATGGTTCCCAATGTAGGTTTGCAGACCTACCTTAGTACCGGTTTTTATGCACGGTTTCACCTGCTTGAAGTCCAGTTCCAACCTGAATATATTTTTGCGCAGAACAAATCCTACCAAGGGTTTGGAACGAACTTTACCAGCAGACAGAAATATGCCAGATTTTTTTATTGGAACAATGGAGATAATCCCGAAAGGTTTAGCGATCAAGCCATTTCAAAATTTTGGTGGGGGCAGTCCAGTGCCAATTTAGTAGCGGGTCCCATAGCGTTGGGAATTTCTACCCAGAATATTTGGTGGGGTCCAGGACAATTTAATTCATTGATATTTAGCGACAATGCACAAGGCTTTCCGCATATACATCTAACTACAAGAAAGCCACTGCGTACTTTCGCGGGTAATTTTGAGGCTCAGGTTATTATGGGCCGCCTGGAAAATAGCGGTTTAGCGCCCAGTCAAAATGAGGAATACAATAGTATGTATTTTAGGAAGTTTGACGGGGACTGGCGATACCTGAATGGAATGCACATCACCTATAATCCGTCTTTTTTACCAAATTTGTTTTTAGGATTTAACCGTACATTTCAGCAGTACAACAAGTATAGGGTAAAGGATTTTGATGGGTATTTCCCTATTTTTGAAGTCTTCCAGAAAAAGACACTTTTTGAAAATGGCAATTCCGTAATTTATGACAGTAATGGACAGGATCAGCAAGTCACTGTTTCATTTCGGTATTTGGTGCCAAAGGGTCAATTTGAAATTTACGGCGAATTTGGTAGGAGAGACCACTCCTACGATTGGAGGGATTTTATCTTGAATCCTGAGCATGCGAGAGCTTATTTATTTGGATTCCAGAAAGTTTTTGGCCTGTCAGAAAAAGACGAATACATACAAGTAAGGGGCGAGCTGACCCATCAACAAGAATCTGTAAATCGATATGCAAGGTATCCGGGCCTGATCGGAAACCAGACTTGGCACACCCATGGACTGGCCAGAGGATTTGTGAATTATGGACAAACTCTTGGCGTAGGTAGTGGCGTAGGATCGAATGTGCAAACTTTGGAAATAGCTAAGGTCAAGGGATTAAACAAAAGAGGGATACTTCTGGAACGCTTAGAAAATAACCAAGACTTCTTTTACCGTTCCTTTGGACAAGTAGAGAGTAGACGCCCTTGGATTGATTTCAGCTTAGGTCTTTTATGGGATCAGCAGTGGAACAACCTTATTATCAGCGGGAAAACGCAGCTAATCAAAAGCTTTAATTATCAATGGGAAAAAGGAGATGGTGGATCAAGTGATTTTCCACAGGGATATAACCCCTTTGCATTTTATGGATCTGTTGATTTGATCTATAGAATAGGCGGCTCTAAGAATTAA
- a CDS encoding nucleotide sugar dehydrogenase, translating into MNQELENIKIAVIGLGYVGLPLAVEFAKKYPTIGFDIDQNRVEELKAGRDKTLEVEDEMLQAVLAKDSSSLALTGLYPTNDSQDLADCNVYIVTVPTPTDRHNRPVLTPMLKASENIAKYLKKGDVVIYESTVYPGVTEEECVPVLEQRSGLKFNEDFYAGYSPERINPGDKEHTVAKILKVTSGSTPEAADFVDKLYQTVITAGTHKASSIKVAEAAKVIENSQRDINIAFVNELSKIFNLMDIDTNEVLEAAGTKWNFLKFKPGLVGGHCIGVDPFYLAQKAQELGYHPEIILAGRRLNDSMGKHVATEVVKLMMRKDLKVIDAKVLILGFTFKEDCPDVRNTRVIDIYRELKTYDMEVDVYDPWANAEEVMHEYGVEIISGEKLELVSYSAVILAVAHKEFLNFQIEKSDQQVVYDVKGVLKKGQVDSRL; encoded by the coding sequence ATGAATCAAGAGTTAGAAAATATTAAAATTGCTGTCATTGGCTTAGGCTACGTAGGTTTGCCCCTCGCAGTAGAATTTGCAAAAAAATATCCTACGATCGGTTTTGATATAGATCAGAATCGAGTAGAAGAACTGAAAGCAGGAAGGGACAAAACGCTTGAAGTTGAGGACGAAATGTTGCAGGCAGTTCTTGCCAAAGATAGTTCTAGCTTAGCTTTAACTGGGCTGTATCCTACAAATGATTCTCAGGATCTTGCAGATTGCAATGTTTACATAGTCACTGTCCCCACCCCAACAGATAGGCATAATCGTCCGGTACTGACGCCCATGTTGAAGGCATCTGAGAACATCGCCAAGTATCTGAAGAAAGGCGATGTGGTGATCTATGAATCTACGGTTTACCCAGGAGTGACCGAGGAAGAGTGTGTGCCTGTATTGGAGCAGAGATCAGGGCTGAAGTTCAATGAGGACTTTTATGCTGGATACTCGCCAGAGCGCATAAACCCTGGGGACAAAGAGCACACCGTAGCTAAGATTCTGAAAGTGACTTCAGGTTCTACTCCAGAGGCTGCTGATTTTGTAGACAAGCTCTACCAAACGGTAATCACTGCTGGCACACATAAAGCTTCGTCCATTAAAGTAGCAGAAGCGGCCAAAGTAATAGAAAACTCCCAGCGGGATATCAATATTGCATTTGTAAATGAGCTTTCGAAGATTTTTAACTTGATGGATATTGATACCAATGAGGTGTTGGAAGCGGCAGGCACCAAGTGGAACTTTCTGAAATTCAAACCGGGGTTAGTAGGAGGACATTGCATAGGCGTAGATCCATTTTACCTGGCACAGAAGGCGCAAGAGCTAGGCTATCATCCCGAAATCATTTTGGCAGGCCGCCGGCTTAATGACAGTATGGGCAAGCATGTGGCTACAGAGGTAGTCAAACTAATGATGCGCAAAGATCTCAAAGTGATTGATGCAAAAGTGTTGATTTTAGGCTTTACTTTTAAGGAAGACTGTCCAGATGTGAGGAACACCAGAGTGATCGATATCTACCGCGAGCTAAAAACTTACGATATGGAAGTGGACGTCTATGATCCATGGGCAAATGCAGAGGAAGTAATGCATGAGTATGGGGTGGAGATCATTTCCGGTGAAAAACTTGAATTGGTTTCTTATTCTGCCGTGATTTTGGCAGTAGCGCATAAGGAATTCTTGAATTTTCAAATCGAAAAATCTGATCAACAAGTGGTTTATGATGTGAAAGGGGTTTTGAAGAAGGGGCAAGTAGATTCTCGGCTCTAA